DNA from Fusarium verticillioides 7600 chromosome 4, whole genome shotgun sequence:
TGATACTATCAATTATAGAGACACCTTTTGTCTCTGGAAAAACATCATTTCTTGAAAGAACCGCCTGGACCAGACAAAAATGCTCGTCACTCAACTTTCCCCATCCCATGTGTGTAGCCCCCATCACGATGTGGGAGTCTGACAGGGACAGGGAGCAAGGGCCGAGGAAACCCAATTGGTTGTGACATCCTTGGAGCAGTTGGCAAAAGACAGACAGGCAGACACAAATACATAATTGACAGTTGACGACTGTGTCTGTTTTCTAAATTGAGCGAGATCGGCATCTTGGACGTTTCGGGGTCTGCATGATAGCATCAGCCCTTCAAGGACAcattcttggagatcttcaacaccacGCTTAGATTACCCGAAGCAGCGTTTCGGAAACAACGCGATGGAATAAACCCAGCCAGAATGGGATTGATGCCAAGTTGCCCATAGCTACGATCTCCATTCCCCTGATGTTTTTGTACCTCAGATGCTGTGTGGCTGAACTAACAGTCGGATCCGGCGGGAGAGGGAGGATACTTCGGCTTGTGATCCTACGAAGCAGATGAGGGGTAGCTAATAAGCTCTCTGCTCAAAGCGGTTCACTACCTCATGGCAAATGTTGGTTCTCATCACAATTGATCGGCATCGaaatctcaagcttgttggaTTTGCCCGAGCTTTCCACTGATGGGTACTCATATGTGAGACTCGAATCCTTTGCGGATCGCTTCTTAGTGGGAGACGTAATATCATATCAGGGCAAAGCGGGTGTCGTGCATGCATGAGACGGACTAGGCTGTCTAGATTTGCATCAACTTCTGAGCTGTACGGACGGTGCATGCGGTCACGTCGGATAAAATGGAGGATACAGACAGAGagagatcaaagtcaaaacCAAAAGGTCCACCATGAGTTTGCTtgcatccatccatccttgaAGGGCGTGTGTGCATAGAGAGGAGGAAGCGCTTTTGTGAGACAAGCAAGTGGATATATGTATCTTCCCCGGAACGCTCAGGGCCAAGAGAGGCCCTTGTTGATCAACTTGAATAGGTATTGAGGTTTTGGAGAAATGATTgaccatcatcgtcgaacaAGTCATGAGAGACAACAGGGTTCGTGTATGACCTCAGAAGTTGGGGACTCACTGACCCAAGGTAAGTATGTATGCATCTCGGACAGGTCACAGGTCCGCCCATTGCGTTGGACAGCGTAACCCtacagtactgtacagtacaggAGAAATTTCCTTTCCAGTAAAACAATGCGTAGGAATCATCATAACTCATAAAGCATGCCACAAAACTGACTCTTGACAATCCCCAATCTTTGGATGGGAACCCAATCGGCTGGTAGACGGCCAATTTGCGTTGCATTTCAGGCCACCAAACACGTCGGGTGAGCTGCTACCGACCCGATATGAgatgccatcatgagaaaAATTGAAAGAAGGGCATTCTCGTAAAATTGAGGCTAGGGTAAAAGTATCATGATATCAGTCCTTGAGGTGTTCTAACATCAGATGTTAGTTGGATCAGCCACAGACGATACATGACGGAGAGATACGGGTACTTGGTTTGAGCCTGTGACTCGGGTGAATCTGCAAGTACAGACTGACTAAGTCCGAGTACCTCCGGCACCTGCACCCGTCTAAACCGTAAGCGGGTCTCCACCAACGGCCGGGTCCTCCCACTGATTGATTCTTCCTCCCCTCCTGCGCTTCAaggcctcctcctcatcatcattatgGATGGCCATGATCCATTAATTATTACACCCCTGTcaactctcttctttcccccCCGGGGCCCCAATCAAAGCTCCCCATTCTCCAGCTTCGTCCCCTGCCCGTCAGATGTCAAGCATGTCCTGCGTGGCCATCTATGACCTGGAAAATCAAGTAGCTTGCCTATTGATTATGCTAATGATAGTCAGAAAACGACTGTCGACGTGAAATAAGGCCCGACTAGCTAACATGCCACATTCTGAGCCTTCTGGCTCTGGGCGCTATCTGTTTCATGAGCCCTGGGCCTGCTCTCCATTCATCCCTGCGAATCAACGGTTACGATTCGATTCGATTCGGTATTGTACAGTACGCTGCTATGCATActatgctatgctatgctaGAAACTCCCTCGTTGGCTCTGCCAAGCCCATCAGCACTTTGAGCAATTTGACTCTGCGATTGACTTTGGTAGTGATTACGATTACAATCCTCAGAACCTCTCACAGCACGACTTTTACCTACAGCGGGAGGTGGCGCTAGCAATGCCATGCCCTTCCCGTTTTGGTGGCAGCAAAAAGCACTAACACTACCTACATATCGAGATCCATACAAAGATACATCAGACCACTTTTTGCAAcgaccatcaacatccatcgtCACCATCCGAAGCTCCAGAACGTGTCGAAGCTGTCCACCCTTGACTCGTTCTTGGCTGATATCTGccaacaagaaacaagagctAAAGAGCTAGCCAACCTTACTAGGGTACCTATACCGATCTCCCCTTCTGTGCCGCCGGCGGAGGACGAGATATCGATGTCCTCCGGGCAGACCACTTCGCtgcccatcccatcccattccaCTGTCTATCCTGTCTTGTCCTCCGGTCCGTCTTCCTTGCTCTCTTCCGCTCCTTATGCCTCTTCTGAATAGGCACGGTAGGTTAGGCAATTGGGAACGTCCCCCACGCACGCCACTATCTTGCCCATTGCTCATCTCATTACCCATCTTGTGTCTGAACTTTGAGCCGCCCAGCCCAGCAACCTCCTACCTACGGTACTACGTGCCATCCAATCCGTGACAGTGGTCGTCTACACCCACgccctcgctctcgctctcgcccTCAGCCGTGCAGAAAACCTATCTCATCTCCCTCGTACTCCAATTGGATCACCATCCTGCTGTAACCTCTGCTGATCTCCTCAACGGCCGTCTACCCATACGTAGTAGTTCCATGGGCCATGGGTTTACGTTACCCTACCCAATCTGCGGCAAAGACTTCAAACTAAGCCTGGTATAGTATGTACATACATGCCGTAGCATGTAGCATGTAGCAGGTAGGAATTAGCATagcctttcctttcctttcccttcGGCGTTCTCTCACCGCACTCCCCGTTATGCTCTACACCTacctctcttctcctctttccTTGGCAACCCCTTCAGGTTTCTCGTATAAGAAGTCTTGGAAGCTCTGCGTATAGAGTTCTctcctttgttcttttcttctcatctctcatcccAAGAGTTCAACCTCACTCACAACTCTTACAACCTCATCACTTATATACATATATCCTAATCACCCTTACCCCCCAATGACAGAGGAAGTCAAATCTATCTCGCCCTTCGGCATTGCCCGCTCAACTGTCAAGGGCGAGCCTCtctccaaggaggagatCCAGCAGTACAatgacttcttcaaggccagcTGCTATCTCTCCTTAGGCATGATCTACCTCAAGGAgaatcctcttcttcgagaaccCCTCAAGGCCgaccatctcaagcttcgaTTGCTTGGCCACTTTGGCTCTGCCCCCGGCCAAATCTTCACATATATGCACTTTAACCGTCTGATCAAGAAGCACGATCTTGACGCTCTCTTCATATCTGGTCCCGGACACGGTGCCCCCGCTGTCCTGTCTCAGTCTTATCTGGAGGGTGTCTACACTGAGGTGTACCCTGACAAGACTCAAGATGCTGAGGGTATGCAAaagttcttcaagagcttttcGTTCCCAGGTGGAATTGGCTCTCACGCTACTCCTGAAACCCCTGGATCTCTCCATGAGGGTGGTGAGCTGGGTTACTCCATCTCACATGCCTTTGGTGTTGTCTTCGATAACCCCAACTTGATTGCTCTTACTATGGTCGGTGATGGTGAGGCCGAGACTGGTCCCCTGGCTACCGCCTGGCACAgcaacaagttcctcaaccCGATTGTTGACGGTGCTGTCCTCCCTGTTCTTCACCTTAACGGTtacaagatcaacaaccccaCAGTCCTTGCTCGAATCTCACACCGAGAACTCGAatgcctcttcatcggtTATGGCTGGCAGCCATACTTTGTTGAgggcgacgatgttgagactATGCACCAGGCTATGGCTGCTACTCTCGAGCACTGCGTGGACGAGATCCGAAAGATCCAGAAGGAGGCTCGTGAGTCCGGCGAGGCCAAGCGACCTCTGTGGCCCATGATCGTTCTCCGAAGTCCCAAGGGTTGGACTGCCCCTCGCAAGGTTGACGATAATTACCTCGAGGGCTACTGGCGAGCTCACCAGGTGCCCATCTCAGACCCCGCCACAAACCCTGCTCACCTCAAGGTCCTTGAGGATTGGATGCGAAGCTACGAGCCCGATCGTCTATTTGACGAGTCTGGCGCGCCTATTGCCTCTCTCCGTGCTCTTGTGCCTGAAGGTAACCGACGAATGAGCGCCAACCCCGTCGCCAACGGTGGTGCGCTTAGGAAGCCGTTGAGAATGCCCAACTTCAAAGACTACGCCATCAAGGTTGACAGCCCCGGAAACGTCATGAACGCCAGCATGACCAACATGGCTGTCTTCCTCAAGGATGTCATTGCTGAGAACCAGACAAACTTCCGTCTCTTTGGTCCTGATGAGACTGAATCTAACAAGCTTGGCGGTGTCTACGCTGCCGGGAAGAAGGTCTGGATGGGCGAGTacttcgaggaggatgacaaCGGTGGTAACCTTGCCAAGGCTGGCCGTGTCGTTGAGATGCTTTCTGAGCATAACTGTGAAGGCTGGCTCGAGGGTTACCTCCTCAGTGGTCGCCACGGTCTTCTCAACAGTTACGAGCCTTTCATTCACGTTATTGACTCCATGGTCAACCAGGTATGTTACGTGATTTGTCCTAACGTCACTCTTACTGACCGTTCCTATAGCACTGCAAGTGGATCGAGAAGtgtctcgaggttgagtgGCGAGCCAAGGTTGCctctctcaacatcctcttGACTGCCGTTGTCTGGCGTCAAGATCACAACGGTTTCACTCACCAAGATCCCGGTTTCCTCGACGTTGTCGCCAACAAGAGCCCCGAGGTTGTCCGCATCTACCTTCCTCCTGATGGCAACTGTCTGCTTTCTGGTATGTCTAACTCATGATCTTAGTCTGATCTTGACTAACTTGCCACAGTCATGGACCACTGTCTCCGATCAGTCAACTACGTCAACGTTGTTGTTTCTGATAAGCAGGAGCATCTTCAGTACCTCTCCATGGACGCTGCCATTGAGCATTGCACCAAGGGTATTGGTATATGGCCTCAGTTCTCCACCGATGCTGGACAGGATCCCGACCTGGTCATGGCCTCTTGCGGTGATATCAGCACTCATGAGTCTTTGGCCGCCATTGATCTCCTGCTCGAGCACTTCCCTGAGCTCAAGATTCGATGCGTCAACGTTGTTGATCTCTTTAAGCTGATCCACCCCAGCGACCACCCCCACGGTCTCCCCGACTCTGAGTGGACCAGCCTCTTCACTGATGACACAcctgtcatcttcaacttccacaGCTACCCCTGGATGGTGCACCGCCTGACATACAAGCGTCCTGGTAGCCGCAACCTCCACGTTCGCGGTtacaaggagaagggcaaCATCGATACACCTCTCGAGCTTGCTATTCGCAACCAGACTGATCGATTCAGTTTGGCCATCGATGCTATCGACCGCATGCCTCAACTCCACAACCGGGGCGCCTCGGCCCGCCAGGCTCTGCTCAATGCACAGATCCAGGCCCGCAACGAGGCCTTTGAGACAGGCATGGACCCTCCCTTCCTCAAGAACTGGACCTGGAAGCGCAATGGCCTTTGGAAGAAGGTTGCCGACGGCCTTGTCTCTCGATAGACGAATATAGAAACATTTTACAGGTCAAGGAGAAACGGATGCAGCCCATCGCTGGATATCCCTTCACGGTACCAAAGATTTCTAGACTGAAACGAATAGATGAAATAAATTCAGCGAAAATAAGACGGTGGGCGTTGCTGGGTGGTCGGTTATCATGTTAACAAGATGTTATTTTCCTATTTCTTCTCATCTTACAAATTTCTACAGTTATGCAATACGAATCGTTCAAAGTAGTTCCCATGAAACACTCAATTCTGAACTGCTTCTCTCTTCATATGATACTGCGTCATGCCCAGATCAGGGAACTCACTTGTTTCAACGACCTTGAACCCAAACTTCTCATACAGGCCCCTTCCTTCGCCAGAGCTATTTAGATAAGACATCCAACCTTCTCGGTCGGCTCTCTCAACACCGAATCTCATAAGCACAGATCCTACGCCCCGTCGCTGTGCTTCTTTTGCAGTGGCAATCGTGCTTAGGAACCAATGCCTCTCACCAGCGACGTGTTTGAAAGTCTCATCAGCATTCCTCTGAAAGAAATCCGCCGCGGTCGCTTGGTCTCCCGAAGCAGGAAACGTAGAAGGGTCGATCTGCTTTCCCGACAATGGTGGGTTTTCTCTACGTGCCCAGCGCGCCCAGCCGACGATTTTAGAATCGTCCTCTGCGACGAGCATGAAATTGTCAtccttgtcgtcgatgtTGGTTTGGAGAAATGAAGCTTGGAAGGCTTGGACATCAGGAGATGATGGGGGGAAGCAACGCTTGTTTagaggcgaggaagagaatgcggagaagaagacggcgagCATTTGGGGGATGTCTTCGGGCGTTGCTGGGCGGACTGTTAAGGGTGACATGACTGCGGGTG
Protein-coding regions in this window:
- a CDS encoding phosphoketolase: MTEEVKSISPFGIARSTVKGEPLSKEEIQQYNDFFKASCYLSLGMIYLKENPLLREPLKADHLKLRLLGHFGSAPGQIFTYMHFNRLIKKHDLDALFISGPGHGAPAVLSQSYLEGVYTEVYPDKTQDAEGMQKFFKSFSFPGGIGSHATPETPGSLHEGGELGYSISHAFGVVFDNPNLIALTMVGDGEAETGPLATAWHSNKFLNPIVDGAVLPVLHLNGYKINNPTVLARISHRELECLFIGYGWQPYFVEGDDVETMHQAMAATLEHCVDEIRKIQKEARESGEAKRPLWPMIVLRSPKGWTAPRKVDDNYLEGYWRAHQVPISDPATNPAHLKVLEDWMRSYEPDRLFDESGAPIASLRALVPEGNRRMSANPVANGGALRKPLRMPNFKDYAIKVDSPGNVMNASMTNMAVFLKDVIAENQTNFRLFGPDETESNKLGGVYAAGKKVWMGEYFEEDDNGGNLAKAGRVVEMLSEHNCEGWLEGYLLSGRHGLLNSYEPFIHVIDSMVNQHCKWIEKCLEVEWRAKVASLNILLTAVVWRQDHNGFTHQDPGFLDVVANKSPEVVRIYLPPDGNCLLSVMDHCLRSVNYVNVVVSDKQEHLQYLSMDAAIEHCTKGIGIWPQFSTDAGQDPDLVMASCGDISTHESLAAIDLLLEHFPELKIRCVNVVDLFKLIHPSDHPHGLPDSEWTSLFTDDTPVIFNFHSYPWMVHRLTYKRPGSRNLHVRGYKEKGNIDTPLELAIRNQTDRFSLAIDAIDRMPQLHNRGASARQALLNAQIQARNEAFETGMDPPFLKNWTWKRNGLWKKVADGLVSR
- a CDS encoding phosphoketolase, which encodes MTEEVKSISPFGIARSTVKGEPLSKEEIQQYNDFFKASCYLSLGMIYLKENPLLREPLKADHLKLRLLGHFGSAPGQIFTYMHFNRLIKKHDLDALFISGPGHGAPAVLSQSYLEGVYTEVYPDKTQDAEGMQKFFKSFSFPGGIGSHATPETPGSLHEGGELGYSISHAFGVVFDNPNLIALTMVGDGEAETGPLATAWHSNKFLNPIVDGAVLPVLHLNGYKINNPTVLARISHRELECLFIGYGWQPYFVEGDDVETMHQAMAATLEHCVDEIRKIQKEARESGEAKRPLWPMIVLRSPKGWTAPRKVDDNYLEGYWRAHQVPISDPATNPAHLKVLEDWMRSYEPDRLFDESGAPIASLRALVPEGNRRMSANPVANGGALRKPLRMPNFKDYAIKVDSPGNVMNASMTNMAVFLKDVIAENQTNFRLFGPDETESNKLGGVYAAGKKVWMGEYFEEDDNGGNLAKAGRVVEMLSEHNCEGWLEGYLLSGRHGLLNSYEPFIHVIDSMVNQHCKWIEKCLEVEWRAKVASLNILLTAVVWRQDHNGFTHQDPGFLDVVANKSPEVVRIYLPPDGNCLLSGMSNS